The window TTGACAACTATGCTTTTGAGAGTGAGAGAGTGTAGCTACCAAGtaagagagaaagagggaaaatAAGATTCCCGTTTTTATGCAAAGAagtaaatttcaaatggcagtttctcattcattcaccgttggatcggcttgaaatttgaACTGTGTGTTCcattcatcttgttcttcattctggttggtggagatgttgattggaaGTCTGCAatgggagaaattggcttcgcaagagagaaaaTAGGTTTTCCGATTTTACACAGAGCAGCATTCTTTGAACAGCAGTTTCTCATTATTTCACCATTGGATCGACATGAAATTTGAACTGTAGATTTTTCACATTTCGTTCTTCATTCTGAATGGTGAAGATTTTGATTGAAAATctgcagagggagaaattggcttcgacagcagctctattttttgggtatttttcatcttcttgcttcacatttatgagctttggtgctttgatgttttggctggttatatgcacgtttttgtgctttgtttgagactctcttgtacctcatttgattatagtggagctatttcattagtctggacgacccgtggtttttacctctcacattgagggggttttccacgttaaaatctcggtgtgttctttTTATTGCTTTACTTACTATATTTGCTTGTTCATAGTTGCTACTATATTATGTtatgagtgcttccatattgtttttGTGTTAGATATTTGTGTTGTTTCCACTGTTAGGCTCTTTCAGTTAGAACCATGAATTAAAGGGAGTTAAAAGCTTAGGAAACTAAACCTGATATGTGAAGTCCAAATCTTTTGCTGCAGAATTTGGCAGCAACTTGCTCGAAATTCTTGGAATAATCTAGACACTCGTTCTGAGAAAAGTTAATTTTCTATAATACTTTGGAGAGTATATATCATCCCCAAATAATTCAGAATTTTTGGATGTATAGATTGGAAGATATAAATTTTTGAAGTTAAGCGGTTTCTATGGCAAAATCTGTTTTCGAGTTATTAGAGGAGCAACTCCCAACCTACATATCTTTTAATTCTGACAATTTTTTGCGTTGCAACCAAAGGCAAATCAAATATTTGCATGACTGAAATAATTAATCCAAATTTcagattaatataaattttaaagaataaattatGCAATTTGAAAGGTGACAAGCTCACTGAACTATCAGAACAGCATTACCTAAAACAGAGCCGCCGACTTTAAAGTTGCATAACTTATTCATATGAAATGATATTGTCCTGAAaccaaatttaaataaaacttaGACCAATCTAATATGACCATACCAAATTTAAGAAGTATTTTATTAAAAGTGGAGTTTTcatgttttttaaaataactactactTGCTGTTTTCTAGATTTTATTGAAAAGGTAGCAGaagtttgaaaaataatataaaactcaATTTTAATCCAAATGTAGTAGAACCAAAATTGAAACGAAAATTAAGAGTTTCTAAAATAATCTTATTAAGGAAAAACACTCGTGCGCGAATATTTCACAACGTATATCCATGTTGCTAGGGAGTAAGGTGCTAAGTAAAAAAACTCACAAGAAAGCCACGGTTTTATCGAGTGAACACCCAATCCGGTCTCTGTCCTTTTTCTCGATGGACATCACGGACCTTGTCCAAAAAAAAGGGACATATCGATCCCTGTCCCATACTTTTGTGAGACTTTCCGGTCCTTCCGTCATCTCTCCTGACCAAAACAGACGAAACATGCCTACGTGTCAGTTAACGTTGCTGAGTTGGAGGTTAATAGTCTGTTAAGTTCCACGTGGCTATTAAGAAATGGATAGGGGTCGATTTGTCCCCCTTTGGTGACCTAAAACTATGTCGTTTTAGTGGTCTGAGACGTTGCTATTAGGGAATGGTAAGGGGTCGTTCTGTCCCATTCTAGAAACCAAAAACGACTTTGTTTTTAGTCTTCACTGAAACACAATGGTTTGAAAGTGATTCGACGTTGCTAATCTCTCACTCTTCTCCCAACCCAAATACGAACCCTAGGAGACCATGATTGGTAATGGAGAGCATTGTTCATCATCAAACCCACGAAGCAGAGATGATTCAGGCTGGGGCCTAAATTCTGGTGGGAGTGCTGGAGCTCCGAGGAAGAAGAAATGGGTTGCCCCAATTTGTTATTGTGGTTCTCATGCAATATTGTTCATGTTAGGGACGGTGAAAAATCCAGACAGATTATTCTTTCGCTGCCCAAAATTCAAGGTAGTTTTTGAGAGTTTagctaattttttgttttcaatttctatTCCACAGATGATAACAAATGTTAAACTTTTTTGTAGACTGGAAAATGGCATTGCAACTTCTTTGCATGGTTAGATGATTATGTATCTTCATGTGGTGAGGATGCtaacaaggctgtctcatttggGGCATCAAAGCAGAAGCAGAATCGATTGGAAGGCCATGGTTATGTGGTGGATAACAAAGTTAATGAGTTGGAGGAAAGATTAATTGGTTTGGAGGATCAGTTAGATTACTGCAAACTGAAAATGGGTGAAAGTAGATGTATTAGGTATGGGTTTAATTTGTTAGCATTTTTGGGTGGGGTTGTAATTGCAAGCTTGTTTAGAACAAGTGTATAGGAATTTGATAGCTGAATTTTGTTATTTCACTGAGTTGAGTTGTGAACAACACTTTTGATGATGAATGAAGCAGGAATTATTGTGTTGAATTTGTAAAATTTGAACCATGGCCTGTGATGAATATGTTAAATCTCATCCCTATATTGATAGATAATGACATATATGTCATGACATAAATTTAACAAAGGGGGACAAATCGACCCCTGTCCATTTCCTAATAGCGACGTCTCAGACCACTAAAACGACGTAATTTTAGATCACCAAAGGGGACAAATCGATCCATGTCCATTTCCTAATAGCCACGTGGAACTTAACAGACTATTAACCTCCAACTCAGCAACGTTAACTGACACGTAGGCAAGTTTCGTCTGTTTTGGTCAGGGGAGATGACGGAAGGACCGGGAAGTCTCATAAAAGTATGGGACAGGGACCGATATGTCCCTTTTTTTTGGACAAGGTCCGTGATGTCCATCGAGAAAAAGGACAGGAACCGGATTGGGTGTTCACTCCGGTTTTATCTGCCTAAATGGATTATTAGGAATcagaaaaatcatttttaattttttgtgacCTTAGTCTACCACGGTCACGTGgatataaattttgcataattcaGAGATTAGTTGATATTTTTAGTATAGAAAAACAATTGAAACATCATGGTCGATTTAGagtaaaaattcagaaaaaagtataaaaaaatctaaatatttgaaaaaatattaaaagtaatgatcccttacaaaaaaaaaaagatatagatTAAAAGATTTAACAGACATAAGAGCTAGTCCTAAGATGGTTTATACCCCCAATCAAACATACATATTGACTGGGTAGAAAAACTCCGTTGAGAAAAGATACAGACCGGACAAAGACTTTAGCTAGAAAAAACATACTAGTTAGGTAGAGTTGTTAGGTAGAAACACCCACTTTAAAGGAGAGTGGTATCTCATTAATATGAATTTGTTCATATGGTACCCTATTTCTCACTAAATGCACATTCGCTATagaaatattcttattataatttTAGCCTGGCTGACACGGATAAATTTGCGTGCTTTTGGTATCTAACTGATATGGGGACACCCATGTGATACCTATGCTAACTGATTTAGTAGAAAAACCATATTTAGAATTTGTCCTAAATAATATTGGGTGTTGCATTAGTTTATGACATGCGCTAAGGACAAACATGCACTATCCTAtttgtgcatttgcatttgcttatgcttgtttattatttatcttctttgtGTGTATGCTATCTATTTTCTGTGATTTATATGTTTAtctgttttcttttcaaactgTGTCCATTGGAGAGTGAGAgcttaagataaaataagattggTATAGAACCcaaaaaaagatgccaagaaagagTGATACCCGTATCGCAATTATGGAAAGGAGAGAAGAGAGTTAGCATATATAACAAGACCTACGGTAATTAAGAATACACCTAAGCTACCATGCTAGAATCAAGAACTCTAGGATTCACGAATGTTCAGTGTTCGCGGTGACACGTTGGAACCATATCGGTTCTCACCCCCTTTCCTTCTACATTTTCCCCTACAGATGGAGCATTTGGATATGGTCAGCCCACGAGATGCTATTCGTCGAGCTGCCAGAAGAGCACGTGTTCGCTGACTGCGCCCTCGACGACGTGATGTTTGTTGACCGTCCGCTTTTATTCTTTAGATTTTGTTTTCCCTCATTCTTGTAGTACTCTTTGACGGATTAGCACttgatattttcttttgctaGCCTAGATGGTGCTTAGGGGTTTGCTACAGGGGCAGGTGTCCGAAAAGTCGCTAGTTTAGACAATCTGTATgtataattatgtatatatatctatatctatatcgAGTCTATATGTACTAACTCTTGGAGGTATATTTAGGAttatcaaggttgcgagaaccggaccagtCATTAAACCAGTTGAATAATTGGTTTAATGGTTCAATGTTCAACCGAAGTCGAACCATAATTAAactggtttaattaaatataccgtaaaattataaaaaaattaatatataattttaaatatttaaattcaataatttctaaactaataaaattcaaaatttaagaattttacacaataaattatccataatttatcattaaaataaaaattcataaacaatttcaaatataaaattttacaactaaaaaaaatcaaaacgcaCAACAAATTGTTTTTTCAGATTTCAACAAATTCAAATTATCTACTttctttagttattattatttaataacacTTAGAGTAATGCAAGAATACAATGTACGCATTTTATCTAGAACACCATTCCATCCTAATACTTCAACAATGCATGTTATTGTTACTAATGCACCTTTAATTGTAGAATTACATACATCACTCATTACAATAATTACAGCAATTTAGAATCCAAATTATATCAATTCTGTCCAGAAtccaaaattatatcaaaattctaTATAGTATTCAAAATCCAGAATCCAAACTTGAACTTATATCCAAATTATATTCAGTAAAATTCAGAATTACAGAAtgattaatcaaataaaaaaatcaactcaATTCAAATCAGTAGACTAAACTCATAAAAACAGATTACTGAAAAGCAGAAGAACTGCATCAATTCATATAATTAACCAAATACAAAACATTAACTGAATTCAAATCAGAGGACTAAATTCCTCACTCCAACAACCAGCAATTCATAtagttaattaacaaaataaaaaaattaattgaaaaaccaTTAAAACTCACCACAGCAGAGAGCAGAGAAGGCGTCTAGGTCACGGTGGCAGAAGTGCAAAACAGACGAGCAGACAACATTGACAGAGAAACTTCTAACGAACAAACGAGCAGACGATGCCGACCACGGAAGCTTCGGAGTTCAGACGACCAGACGACGGAGGAACGAAACAGGCGACGAGAAAGGAACGAAACTCAACTGCCGGCAGCGATGGCACCTACCCTCTGGCGGAGGAGAAGAGTTCGGCGACGGCTTTTGGCTACTGCTACTGCTGGCTGAAAGAGAGGGGTAATGGGTTTTCAGCCACCAGAGCAAGCGGCAGGTGAAAAGAGATTTAGGGTTAGGTTGGCGTCACACAGAGAGTCAAAGAGAAAGGGGTGGGGTGGGGACGACGACGGAGAGGGAGATTGCGGTGCTGAGTAGGAAACGGCTGGGAGAGGAAGAAAATGATATCAAAAGGAAGAGGGTTAGTGGGCTACGCGTTATGGCTGATTTAGAACTGGGTCAGTACAAGTgcgttttgttcttttttttttttcttttcggcATCAAAACAACGCCGTTTTTTAGCAAGAAAACAAACCGGACCTTTAAAAAACCCGGCCGGTTTGGCCGATTCACCGATTAACCACCAATTTGGCcagttttttaactaatttttgcAAGATGGTTTTGTACATCAACCGGACCGACCAGCTGACCAATTCTCGGTTAACCCTGTTAAACCAGCCACACCAGCCAGTCCaatccgattttcagaaccttgatgaTTACTGTGTTATTTGTATTCTTTGGCtatgttattaattatttttattattatcgcCTTAGTTTATACTGTCAGTTTTATATATCTGCTGAGGTCTGTAAGTGATTCTAACTTAACGGCGATAATATGTATAAACCTGACTAACTTATGCAATTTTGCTAATACAAGCTTATATGTAAATAATAGTAGAGAGTCTAGGGTGTTTAAGGGTTACTAGGAAGTAACATCTAATGAACGACAGTGATATAAACTTACCAGAAATTGGATCGTTACAAAAAACACTTCAACAGTTTCTTCAATTAACCATCCATTCAAATTTGAGATCAACCCTTCTCTGAACTTTTTAATCTTACCAACAAGGCAATCAACATACATCTAATCCAATTATACTCAAGTGGATTATCAACATCAATTATAAACGGCAAGATTTTCTCCCGAATAGTTGTATTTATTGGCAATAAAAATGTTAATGCTACAAAAAGAAAGCTTGCCTAAACCTTGGACAAACTCTTGGATTTTATACTATGATATCACTCAATTGATTTGGAATTTTTATTCCCTTTGAGTTCTGAAACCATGGGTTCATGCTCTTCAGTAACATGTGAAGGCAATCCTAACACAGCTCCAACAAACTCCAAAGTAATATCTACTCTTCCTATTGAGGTTATGAGCTAAAATTTTAAAGGATTATATGCTTATGCAAGTGCCAAAATCAGATTATGGTTTAAATTCCCCTTGGGAATATCCAAGAGGGATCCAAACCCCATTGCTCGCAACTCTTTGCGTTGCACATTACTTACAAATTTTGCAGAAAGTCTACGAGTTTGGTGCGCATTTGGTGTCAACATAGCACTACATGGATGAAAACAAATTTTGTCAATACAGTAAACAACATAATCaaaataaagatgaaaaataataaaacagaaacaaaaaaacagaaaaactAAAGGCAAAATAGCTTTCTCCTCTCCATCCCCTTCGAAATTTTATCGGGTATTTTTTTTTCCATCTTTCCTTACTAATCTCTTTgatccatttttaatagctcccTTGGTATTATTTTTGGTGCAATCTTCTTCCGCGTTTttcttcaaataaaaatttaataatgctATAATCAAGTCAAGAACATAAATCCAGAAAAGCTTGTTCATGTACACAAAGTCTAGCAATGGCCTACACAGGAAGAGCATGCATGAAattccaaaaaacaaaaaaacaaaaacaaaaagaaaaagaaagttaaCAAAGTGTGATTAAACCAGAGATATTCATCTTCCCTTAATTAAATATAGAGATCCTATACCCAATTAATCAAACACAAGACCTAAATCAAAACTCAAACCCATCTTATAATCAAACACCATTATAATGATAATCAAACACAAACTTCCAAGTACCGAGAATAAACATGAAGCTTTCTTGTAATATGGCATTCAACAAACCAACTAAACAAGTAGtcaattattgtatatatttatgATAGCAACAACATGAAAATCAATAAAATGTGCTATCTTTgtcaaatttatcaaaaaatGGTTACTAGATAATCCAAACGAGAAGGTTGCTTTGAAGAGTAGCATCTCCTTTGAAGTAAAAATCGGTCAAATTGTtccattaaaataattttttatatccaAATGAAAAAGTGATGACTCATGAAAATTGTAGACCCACGAAACATGGATTAACCAAAATCCTTCCGTTTCCAAGCACCAATAGCCAGAATGGTCCAACAAAATCGTTAGTCAGAGATGATGATAAGGAAAAACACCAAAAACAAACAGAAACaccaaaaatgaaaaacaaaattctCCAGTGAACAACAAATTAGGAGCAAGGAATTACCTCTCCAGTGATGAGAAATTGGTTACCGACCATGACGAGTGACATGACACTTGATGCGTCCAGAAAAATCGCGAATCCGAGGTATGTATAATCAAACACAATTATAATCAAACACAAGACCTAAAGCAGACTCGAAATCGAGTATTTGGGAGAATAACAAATGAAACAAGGAACAGAACCTCATCGAGTTGCACTTTGCCAAAATGCAAAAGCAGGGAAGACAACGAAGTTTTGTTTGATTATAGTTTAGTGGCAAATACGTAGCGCGAAGACGAAGATGGTAGCAGGTGTGACAGAGAGAATGGCAACTGAGTGGGGGAGGAGGTGGTTATGGGAGGGGAGGAGTGCATGTGTATAAGagtgaaattcttttttttttcagtttttaaatttttgcatttGTATGCCATAAAAgcatttaatttcaaataatttcaGCTATTTCTTGAGAAACAAGTGAAGGATATTGTTTGAGCATGGTTGTAAAAAAGCATTTACCCAAAATGCTATAATTTTATTAAGTTGACCCTACACAGTTAGTTGACCATTTAGTCTTAGTGTGTGTTTGAATTGGTATTTGTTAAACTGGAGTTTGAATGAAAGTGATattatagaattgattttgggtaGGAGTGAGTTTGTGTCAACataatttatgtttggcaattctataccaaaattgattttaataaaataaatattgtttggattcaTCCCTACGTCTCCTTCTGCCTCCTCTTCTGCATCTTCTCCTAGGAGTATGATTTGATAGTGCTTCATGGAGCACCTATGATCAGGTCCCCACTTCTCTCCACATCTGAAGCACAACCCTTTCCTCTGTCACTCTGCCCACTCTTCGTTTGAGAGTCGCTGTGTGCCGCTGCTACGAGTTGTCTGCAAATGAGAAGCGCTGCTGCCTCCGTTTGAACTGGTGGTAAGGCCTGTACGAGTAGGGGTGCCTCTGTTTGTGTTGGATCCAATCTCGCCCCTCGATTCGCTGCCGTCGTGGGTGTTGTACTTCGCTGaactagaatttttgaaaaatccaaatctAGCTCCCACCGAACCAGATCCGCTCCCTTCCGGCAACCACTCCACCCTCTTGCCGTTAGGGTCAACTCCGGTCTCCTTCCATGCTTGATTTCTCCATTCAATAGCCATGGCTCTATCCATTAGAGCTGGTAAATTATCGAACTGAGCCACCTCCAATTCTGCCTGAATTTCCTTTTTGAGTCCATTGACAAAGATGCACATGAGAGCCTCTATTCCCAGGTTTCTCTGCGTTCGTGCTGCAGCCTCAAACTCTCGCCTATACTGAGCGACGTCCTCCACCTGTTTCACCTCTAGTAACGGAGCCATGGGGTTGAGAGCAGCTCCAGGTTGAAAACGTTTCAATAAGTCCTCCTTGAATCGTCTCCATGTCTGAAATGGTGTGTATTCTTCCCACCATTCGAACCAGGTGAGGGCCTCCCCTTCCAAAGCCATTGTTGCAAAATCCAGCCTCTGCGCCGGAACTACTCCGATTACCCTGAAGTAGCGTTCCATTCTCACCAACCAGCCATTCGGATCCTCCCCCGAGAATACCGGTAAGTCAAGCTTTCGAATTGGTTCGAATCTCCTCTGCCTTTCATCTCCTGCACCGTTCCCTTCTACCCTCTCGTCATCTTGCTCGTTCCTTCCACCGTCATTTCCTCCTCCGGTGTCGTTAGCACTAGCACCTCCACCTTGGTGCTGTTGAGGTAGCAACTCCCTCATTTGTCTCAACATATTTGCTGAGAAGGCCTCTGATAGAGATGCGCCTACTACTAACAGGTTTGGACTGTGTTACAAAAGGAGAGGTAAGTAGAGGTCAAGTAGAGGTGTTTTAGGAGTTGTTAGGATATCCAGCTGGCTGATAGGTTGTTATAAATAGCTAGGTTATAGTTAGTTGAGAGAGGATAGTTTTTCTGTTGTGAATTCTGTTAGAAGttggagagaatctctctctctctgagctgGTAGTTCCAGCTGTGTAGAACCTTCTAGGGTGAGCTAATTGGCTCTCCCGGTATATCAATAAAGCTTGATCATTCTGCTATTGCTAGTCCTATCAACTGGTATCAAGAGCTTGAGGATCCCAACGCTGAATGGTGCAATCGAGATTGAGGAAAATGGAGTCACGATTTGACACAATTGAATCGCGCATGGAGATGTTCCGATCGGTGCAGGAGACGCTACAGCGCTTCGATTCCCGAATAGATGCGTTCGAAAATCGCGCGCCTAAACGGAATGAGCGTGGTTCACCGGGATCGCACCTGGCAGCAGGCTCATCGGCCGGAAGCCGCGGCACGCCGGAGCAATGGCGAAAGCTGGAACTCCCAATCTTCCGCGGAGACGACGCGGTGGTTTGGGTTGAACGCATGGAGCAATTCTTCTTGCTGCGCACAGTGCCAGAGGAGGAATGGCTCACGGTCGCTACCTTTGCAATGGAAGGAAGGAAGGGCATTCACGTGGTTCAGGTGGTGGGCGGCGACGGCGCCGGTGCTGCAGTGGCGGTTTTTTAGTGCGGCGCTGCTACGCCATTTTCAACCGGAACGGCTACAGAGCCCTTATCAAGCGCTGCTGAAGCTGAAACAGACGAACTCAGTGCGGGGCTACGTTGACCAGTTCGTGCTTCACGCGCGGCCCCTTCGCGGAATTGCGCCAGAATTGCTGATGGATCTCTTCTTGAATGGGCTGAAACCAGAGGTGGGGGAAGAATGTAAACTGTTCCCATACCAGTCAGTGGACGAGTTAATGGAACTGGCACAGAAGGTCGAAAACCGCAACGTTGCCTTGCGGGGGGTATCGGGACGCGGTAAATCACTGGCTCCCAACTTCGCCGTTGCCAATTCAACCGCCACCAAAGCGGTGCACCCTGCTACAGCGTCCAACTCTGCAGCGAGCAACAGTGTGGAGTCGACGACGGATCCCTTGCAACGGCGCGGATTGAGACATCTCAGCAACGAGGAGTATAGAGCTAAGCAGGCCAAGGGGGAATGCTTCCTCTATGACGAACCATACACTGCAAATCACAATTGCAAGAATAGAGAATTCAAGCTTTTAATCATGGAGCCAGACTTTGAAGCGGATTGGTTACAGCATGAGGCAGTTCCGGAAACAGGGGAACAGGGACAATTGGAGCTCAAATTCATGAGCTTGAGTGGACATCACAAGTCAATCAAAGCCTGGGCAGAGGTAAATGGCCGCCGTGTACGCGTTCTCATAGTTTGTGGAGCTTCGGACAACTTCGCGACACCAGAGATTATCGCCGAGTTGGGCCTGAGAATTGACAACACCCCTAAGTTCCAGGTCAGGGTAGCGGACAGTACCAATAAAGGGGGACAGGGAAGGTGTTTGGGTGTCACGCTCCAATTCAAGGAAGTGGCAATCAAGGAAGACTTCTTCATCTTCCCAACTGACGAAGCAGAATTTGTCCTGGGACTGGCGTGGCTAGATAAGTTGGGAGACGTTCTCGCAAACTTCAGAAAATCACGCCTTCGATTTCGGAATGGGGACAGCATGGTTACATTGCAGGGGGACCCGGAGTTGTGCTATGGAGGTATGCACCTTCAATCTACAGTTTTGTCCATTCAAGAAAGGGGAGAAGGATTTATGGTCCAGCTGTGGCCCATGACTTTGCAAGCGGCTACAGTATCGCAGGTGCCGCAGGTAATCGAATCGGTGTTAGCTTCTCATGCTAAGGTGTTTCAGACACTACCAGGGCTGCCACCACATCGTTGCCATGATCATGCCATTCCATTGATAGAAGGAGCTTCGGTTCCGAATATAAGACCTTATCGTTACCCGCACCATCAGAAAGCAGTAATTGAACTAATGGTACGAGAAATGCTAGCCTCAGGGATAATTCGGCCAAGCTCCAGCCCCTACGCGAGTCCGATATTGCTGGTGAAGAAAAAGGACGGCAGCTGGAGATTTTGTGTCGATTATAGGGCGTTAAATGGTATTACGGTGCCGGATAAATTTCCTATTCCCGTCATTGATGAGCTACTCGATGAATTGGCGGGAGCTGCAGTCTTCTCTAAGCTGGATTTAAAATCGGGGTACCACCAAATTCGGATGAGGGATCAAGACATCCACAAGACCGCCTTCCGCACTCATGAAGGCCATTATGAGTTTCTAGTCATGCCCTTCGGCTTGACCAACGCCCCTAGCTCCTTCCAAGCCTTGATGAATGACATTCTTAAGCCTCTATTGCGGAAATTTGTCTTAGTTTTTTTTGATGATATCCTCATCTACAGTCAGGATATGGATAGCCATGCCCTTCATCTCCAACAAGTTTTCCAGATTTTAGTGGAGAACCAGCTGGTGTTGAATGAGAAGAAATGCACGTTCGCAGTGAACTCGGTGGAGTACTTGGGCCACATTATCTCGGCACAAGGGGTCTCAGCGGATCCTAACAAAACCACAGCGATGCTAGAGTGGCCGGTGCCTACGGACCAGCGAGCTTTACGGGGATTCTTGGGCCTTACCGGCTATTATAGGCGGTTTGTGCAGGGATATGGGGTAATCGCCAAGCCGTTAACGGAGTTGACAAAGCGAAATGCGTTTGAATGGAATGACAATGCACAAGAGGCTTTCGAGAGATTGAAGAGGCTGATGGCAGACCTACCGACTCTAGCAGTTCCGGATTTCAATCAAGACTTTGTTTTGGAAACGGATGCATCGAGTGAGGGGTTGGGTGCGGTGCTGTCCCAGCAAGGCAGGCCAATAGCATTCCTAAGCCAAGCACTATCTC is drawn from Arachis hypogaea cultivar Tifrunner chromosome 12, arahy.Tifrunner.gnm2.J5K5, whole genome shotgun sequence and contains these coding sequences:
- the LOC140177031 gene encoding uncharacterized protein, translating into MLRQMRELLPQQHQGGGASANDTGGGNDGGRNEQDDERVEGNGAGDERQRRFEPIRKLDLPVFSGEDPNGWLVRMERYFRVIGVVPAQRLDFATMALEGEALTWFEWWEEYTPFQTWRRFKEDLLKRFQPGAALNPMAPLLEVKQVEDVAQYRREFEAAARTQRNLGIEALMCIFVNGLKKEIQAELEVAQFDNLPALMDRAMAIEWRNQAWKETGVDPNGKRVEWLPEGSGSGSVGARFGFFKNSSSAKYNTHDGSESRGEIGSNTNRGTPTRTGLTTSSNGGSSASHLQTTRSSGTQRLSNEEWAE